One Eurosta solidaginis isolate ZX-2024a chromosome 1, ASM4086904v1, whole genome shotgun sequence genomic window, tactatcgtttcctacgccgatgactgcacaataatggtcacaggcccaggcccaaagatcgatgcgctatgcaataaaataaacggctacctccttgatctctccagttttttcgcctcgcgaaacctgacattatcaccgactaaatccttcgcgaccttatttacaacatggacgtcgaccatgttgaacatccacgtcgatggcactacgcttcccaaggcagtcggttctatgtaccggagcgactcggggtttttcccgaccaaggactgtcatttcagtgtgaccccatttaatttgtttcgtccctcccacaaattgtcatcctcccagcagctccttgcagcaggactgctacatattctcttactccgggaaggtatcgaacccaatccgggtccgtctcctgaccccggtcatgagaaatggttttgctgcatttgccagaaaagaatctttttaggacggtcatactctgttcagtgtgtctcgtgcaagggatggttgcatcggacaggttgttctgggcttgatcccaaaacccgacgtccacgtaacttttataaatcttttgtggctccttgctgctcacgcccaagggcgtcccgtagtctacgcctaagcgtatccccactaccttccagcagcttcgctgctcagcaagccacaacaagtacccgctgctgctcgcgccccacggcgccaacaactcaaacagctgataccactcataactactaccttcgtagtagagctggttgcaatgctgagcatcagcccctgcccccgtcttcttctccccccctcttttctggcagcattcgtgcaggtcagggaaacagactcttagtccctgcctccgtttgcaccgtctgccagcacagaatatataggtttgcgacatccgcccaatgcagctcctgccttgggtggtgccactttcctaaatgttctggtctccgcgacggcaaccccccgacgggtttcatcgcgccatgttgccaggtcgcaaaaccaaatcatccgggtaccccaatgcttgcccaagggcgcccagtcccaaggccacaacagcaattgcgtcctggccttccacaacctaggcgtagtcacccctcactgacccctagagtggcggcgtcacccctcatgcacttcagaattctgcagttcaactgtaatggactaactgggaagattacggagatagtcgatttcatgaagcggcacaacatccgcattgctgcgattcaagagactaaactcacagcaagatctgcattgcagacctgctctggttataatgtccacaggaaagaccgcgagagcggaaatggaggcggcctcgcgtttattatacaccactctgtgcaatatcatatatttgatcctggcatcgaccgcagtgacaatgtcttagaacgtcaaggcctatctgtccggtcaggcgatgcaaatctagaaatcatcaacatctacatccctcctgtcacctgttgccccagtggataccgccctaatatcgaggccttactccctggcaacaatcgcattatcttaggcgatttcaatgcccatcatgacctatggcattcaaacttgcgggcggacagtaggggtgagatgttggcggatcaaatagacgaaacgacgttctgcacaataaacggagacgcccccacacgtatggtaggaagctgtcatagctcgccagatatctcaatcgtgagcgcagaactcgtaaactgcgtcaactggcagccgatggtaacattggcatccgaccacctgcccatacttatttcgttcgagcgtaccgccgacttcatcgtcaccgaaaaacgcactttcataaacttcaaaaaaggaaagtgggaagaatataaatctgcaacagacagcagctttgctgccctccctatcccgactgatgcccgccaaggggagcgtgccttccgtaaggtcattgaatccgcctcggcacatttcattcccgccgggagaattcccgaaatccggccccacttcccggcggaggccgcgagcttagcgagggaacgcgaccttataagacagcttgatccaggcgacccccaaataagggatataaaccaacgcatcagattgcttgtggacgaacacaagcgggcgaaatgggaagagcacctaagaggttgtaacctctctaccggtgtgggtaaactttggtccaccgtaaagtccctatcgaatccgactaagcacaaagacaaagtttccatcgcctttggcgataaggtgctgtcggatgcgaaaaaatgcgcgagcgctttctgccgacaatatataatgcatcctacggtcgacaaagatagacggagagccaatagacacgcacataaacacaaactcagcgcgtcaccaattaccatcaccgctagagaggttgaggacgccattggtcgcgctaaaccatccaaagcagtgggcccagacggcatagccatgccgatgcttaaaaacctagggaaagagggtttcaaatatttagcgcatgtcttcaacctgtctctttccacctttttcatacccgagaaatggaaaatggccaaggtggtcccgctactaaagcctgggaaaccagctaacgtaggtgagtcatatcgtccgatatctctcctatcgccagtggcaaagacgcttgaatccattttgctcccttatttccaagcacatttgcagctagcccctcatcagcatggcttcagaaaactccatagcactacctccgcgctaaatgtcattagcacccagataaattgcggtttgaatcaatatccccaccatagaacagtactcgtagcgttagacctatcaaaagcttttgatacggtcaaccatggctcgttactgcaagacctggaagggtccacccttcccccatgtcttaaaaggtggaccgcaaattatctgggtggtcggcaggcatcggtgcaattcagaaacgaaacatcaaaacaaaggagaattaaacaaggggtgccacagggtggtgtcctatccccgcttttgtttaatttctacatatctaagctaccttcaccaccggaaggagtcacaatcgtttcctacgccgatgactgcacaataatggccacaggcccaggcccaaagatcgatgagctatgcaataaaataaacggctatctccctgatctctccagtttttttgcctcgcgaaacctggcattgtcaccgactaaatcttccgcgaccttatttacaacatggacgccccaaatgtcgaccatattgaacatccacgtcgatggcactacgctaccgactgtcctacaccccaaaatcttgggtgtgacgtttgatcaggatctacattttggtgcgcacgcaaccgcaattgttccaagaattcagagccgtaattaaatcctcaaatcccttgctggcagtacctggggaaaagataaagaaacgctcttgaccacatacaaagcaattagccagccgattacgtgctacgcgtcacccatatggtcgccaagcctaaaaaccacccactggaagaaactacaggcctgccaaaatactgctctcagaatcgccacgggctgtcttcttatgtccccagaacaccatctgcataatgaggcgagaatactccccatcagggagagaaatgagatgctgaccaaacagtttctgttgaatacccagaaacctgggcatcccaacagacatctgattgacgaaccagcaccgcctaggggcctaaggagtcatctccgtaagcattttgaggaaatacggcacctgagaacccagccgtatgaagcggaaaaacacaagcaggtccttggtgaactccatagacaggcgtcggacctttatgtcgggaattgcccggtgaatccagtacttgaagaaaaatatccagaactcgcagaagaggaacgcatactccccagggaaacgcgtgtcactcttgctcaacttcgttctggatactgtaacaggttaaactcttacctatccagaatcaaccccgacatacaaaatgtatgccctgcttgcaatgtgtccccacatgacaccaaccatctctttaattgtaatgtggaaccaacgcctctaacacccctctccttatggtccacccctgttgaaacggcaagtttccttggactcccgttagaggatattgatgacaatttgtgatcggtcgcggctatttaggtggggcgagcattgctacaacaacaacaacaacaactgtcctacaccccaaaatcttgggtgtgacgtttgatcaggatctacattttggtgagcacgcagccgcaattgttccgaaaatccagagccgtaataaaatcctcaaatcccttgctggcagtacttggggaaaagacaaagaaacgctcatttccacatacaaagcaattggccagccgattgcgtgctacgcgtcccctatatggtcgccaagcctaaaaattacccactggaagaagttacaggcctgccaaaatactgctctcagaatcgccacgggctgtcttcttatgtccccataacaccatctacataatgaggcgagaatactctccatcagggagagaaatgagatgctaaccaagcagttcctgttgaatacccagaaacctgagcatcccaacagacatctaattgatgagccaacaccgcctatgggcttaaggagtcatctccgtaagcattttgaggaaatacggcacctgagaactcagccgaaTGAAGCAaagaaacacaagcaggtccttggtgaactccacaaacaggcgtcggacctttatgccaggaattgcccggtgaatcgagTACTCAAAgaaacaataccctaaacttgcagaagaggaacgcacactccctagggaaacgcgtgtcactctagctcaacttcgatctggatattgtaacaggttaaactcttacctacccagaatcaaccccatctattcaattgtaatgtggaaccaacgcctctaacacccctctcattattatccacccctgttgaaacagcaagtttccttggactctcgtgaTTATACGGCGCTACTGTTGCAAATGAAGTTTACATTGAAAAAAATCATAAGAAACACAAAAAAGCATACAATATTTTATTGTATTAACTTGATTTTACTTTACGCTTTAATAAATGGAAATTTCCATAAGTAGTATAATTATCTGTTAAAAATGGAATATAAAAAGCTCTGAAAAGTTTATGCGATTTATGCTGTATAAGAAAAGGTAATGTTTTCATTGTTGTCCATTCTTTGGTGAAATTAGCATAATTGGGCTCCAAATCTGTATAAACTCCTTCatcaaaatatatcaaaaaatcacagttattataattaaaatatgtaCGTTCATCTTCTTGATTCATATCATTAAAATATGGATGCACCAATTGTGTAGCATTTTCACACTCAGCATAATAAACTGGCAACATACCACGAAATTCCGATTTCAAAAAacgcaaacgaaaatttttcgttGGCAAGAAAAAGCTACTAGGATAACGATACCAATCCTTACCAATACAAACATTATAAATTTGATCGTTACGATATTGTGGTGTTGTTGTAAATTGATTTAGCTCCATAATGACATCCATCGGTGCATGGTAATTGCGATAGAGCGCAAATACTCTGGATAATCCCAAAAGTGTGCTGATTAGCAttacaaaaattgcaataaacataGTATGATCCAAATAATGTGAACCCACTGTTGTTCTACTTGGAAAGAGTAATGTCTTAAGTCTATAGAAAATGCGTTGTAAAATATCAACAGTGATTGCGCCACATAATGATATTATTGGATAAATGGGAAATAGAAAACGTTCTTCTTTATGTGGCTGTGGCAAAAATACCAACAACCAAATGTAAAGTGGCGCCAATGATAAATACCGTGGAAAATTAAGTGTTGATTTTGATTTGGCTGGTACCACAAAATAATCAATCACTAATATAATTGGAGTAATTAGGGATAGTAGCtggaaataaaagaataaaaaagattGTATTTGATGGTATGTTTTTATTGTAAGTTTATATTTCGTTGTTGGAGTTCACGTGCACCTGTCCAAGAGGTCTAAAAAGCCCATCCGTCGGGGTGTAGGGCACTGTTATAACTGGTTAGAACATAAAAACAGTCGGTTTATACGATTTAATTTTACTGAAAGGcatataaaataagttttttcTAGTCAGTGtgctttaaatttaatataagtaCCTAGTAAAAGGTTAATGGTCCTAATATATTTTAGGGCAGATGTGTCGTTTGGACCTCACCTGTTGGTTTGAAGTCTTTAGCTTTTCTAAAATAGTCCCAATTTGGAGTCAGGACAGAGAACATGAATTGAGGCtatgaaacaaaaaaactatGTGTTGCGTTTTACTACCCTTTTCTAATGAATGGTTGCCTAAATATGGCCGTTGGCATGTAAGTGCGGAGTATGTTCATTGGTTTCCCTGTCACCAAAGTCTATTCGGCTGAAGCGTGGCAGCCAGTTCAAACAAATTAGCCTGAACTGCTCGCAAGGTATTTTTAGTCTTCAGTGTAGGAGCCATTACTTCGTTGCAAAAATTGCACCTTACCCGCTGATAAAAATCCAATTGAAGTACTTTCTGAATTCAGAACCGGTACAAAGGAATATTATCATCAGAATCCCAACTCGCGGTGGTGAAAACGGAGCGGGTGCTTAATGCATATTATGACCTACGGGCACATAGTTATGTGGCAAAACAGTCAgttaacaaaataaacggctacctccctgatctctccagtttcttcacctcgcgaaacctgacattatcaccgactacatcatcggcgaccttatttacaacatgggcgtcccaaatgtcgaccattttgaacatccacgtcaattgCACTACGcgaccgactgtcttacaccccaaaatcttgggtgtgacgttccatcaggatctacatttcggtaagcatgcagccgcaattgtaccgaaaatccagagccgtaaaaaatcctcaaatctattgctggcaatacttggggaaaagaaaaagaaacgctcattaccacatacaaagcaattgggcagccgattgcatgctaggcgtcgccgatatggtcgccaagcacaaagactactcactggaagaagctacaggcctgccaaaatactgccctcggaaccgccacgggttgtcttcttatatccccagaacaccgtctacattatgaggtgagaatactccccatcagggagagaaatgctaaccaaacagttcctgttgaatacccaaattTGGGCATcccacagacatctgattgatgagccaacaccgcccaggggcttaaggagtcatctcagtaagcatatgaggaaatacgacacctgagaacacagccgtatgaagccaaaaaacacaagcaggtcttcagtgaactccacaaacaggcgtatgtcaggaattgcccggtgaatcctgtactcaaagaacaataccctaaacttgcagaacaggaacgcacactccctagggaaacgcgagtcactctagctcaacttcgatctggatattgtaacaggttaaactcttacctatccagaatcaaccccgacatataaaatgtatgttcCGCTTGCAATGGGtgtccacatgacaccaaccatctcttcaattgtaatgtggaaccaacgcctctaacacccctctcattatggtccaccaccgttgaaacaccaagtttccttggacttccgttagaggatattgaggacaatttgtgatcggtcacaactattagatggggcgaagcactgctacaacaacaacaagtcgttAAAGAGTATAAACTATCACAGTGGTAGATTGCCGACATAAGTGCAAAATTTCCGCTTAATTGGGAAGTAGAGACGTCAATGGGTCCGACAGGCACTTAGGCTGACAATCTGCACATAGTAAATTGTATGTTGTCTACTTACccaaattatattgaaatttaaaaatccATTGATTAAATAATACGTTAGTGGTTCCGTACCAAATATATTCGGTCCATGACTAGTGAATACGTTATAAATGACTAGATTCAGTGGTGCGATAACCAATTTTCCGAAGTAAATACTATCAATGATGACCATTGGCACACCGATTGTTATGGCTGAAATTGCTCCCCAAAAGAAAAACGTTTTCCACAATCGTTTACGGACAAGAATATCTATAGCAATTGGTACACCTATTAAACAACCAAAAGGCCAACCGAGAAGTGCAGAAATGGCCACAAAAAATATCGCCAAACTATATTTCAATTTCCACCATGCAGCAAGAGCAGCACAACCAAAATACATTGAGAAGGATGATGGCAACAATGAGGTACTCGAAATAAACATGCCAAcactaaaaagttgaaaaatcaacCACAAGCGACCTATATGTATACCAAATTCCTGGCAAATTGACCTGTAGTAAatagatattacatatatataattttttttaatatataaaaaatgttactCACTTATACATAAAACGTTCCATAACTGCACAACCAAATCCTAAAATACATCGTATCATATAAAATATAAGTATCGGGCTTGGATTAAATAATTTCTGATATATCCATCCGGGTACTCCTTGCATTAGCAGATATGTGTAGGAGCGTAACGCATACTTGGGACTATATTCCCATGTTTGCATGCCATGTCCATTGATGATATAATGAAGTGGCTCCCAATAATTGTAGGTTTCATCACAATCGGAAATGTATGTCCAAATGGCGCTACATAAACGTGCACTAATGAACGTTTTAAATGCAGTTTCTACACTTGGTACAAGTGTCGATTTTCCTTCCGTTGGTATTGAAGGCTTAACAATTTTAGTTCCATTAACACTGCAAATACAAAAATACTTTTTCCAAACACAAAAATTATTTCTTATTGTAAAGTTACTTCTTTTTGGAAGCCTTTCTTTGGTTGTTATCAAGCTTCTTTGGTGGTTTTTTTGTTAGAATACTTCCATAGTCGGACTTGTTTGCATTATATCGTTGACGTGCGGCCGGTGGGGCCATAGCTACAATTGAGCGTGCTAATCCTCGCGAGAAATAATTTTTATGTATGTTCGATGGAGGATTAGCTATATTTATACTTCGAGTCGTTCATTTACACAAGACTCCTagacattgtttactatatagtttggcagtttaagtagaggttatgttgcgaatagagtggaaggcagtggactaggcagtcgaatgtcatataatgaaggaatggtgttcggagttttttcaaagttaaaaaaaaaatgataaaagctttaatataaataaaactatcgttttaataacaacaaaaacgccttatgtATTCTATATACACAAATTCGTAATGATTATTTCactttaaaagtttagttaaataatctaaaatttttttttgaacctgAGTCGAGATCTGTGCGTGTGAAAGtgtgaattttcaccgatcagctgttagttgctcTACTTGGTAAaattggcagcgatttagtttagcaccccccgagttcggggttaaacttggtatcaaatgaaagagggagttctcccgatcacaaatatatataacttaaagtgcgcggacttatagtttacgagttatttgatgttaaagtttgcaaatttagcaaatttctatagcactctcacttacaatttacacatctttcaaaacctttatgctcataaatatctatataaattggcaacgatacacttaaatttcattttagtatatttcacatataattcttgcattgtttttacttaatttaaatgtttttattaaataaatcgcgcttttgtagcaacattcacatttatgtatgtatatattttatcgatgacattacaaagctgtgctgccacatcaacaaagaaaaaacaaatataaatattaacgtgccacctttcagttaataaagaaaaggaaaatatatatttttactactatgcggaaggacatcaccgtggcggtagccacggttatacgacacacccggacttggcatggcgtagcccagggttattttaaataagcgcggccgaaggccgcctacgcggaaaggtgttctacgcagaattactgtgcatggcgcagccggtgttggatcggctaacataacaataaacataagagttataaggtaatatgcggaaggacatcaccgtggcggtagccacggttataccacacacccggacttggcatggcgtagcccagggttattgtaaataagcgcggccgaaggccgcctacgcggaaaggtgttctacgcagaattactgtgcatggcgcagccggtgttggatcggctaacataacaataaacataagagttataaggtaatatgcggaagaatatcaccgtggcggtagccacggttataccacacacccggacttggcatggcgtagcccagggttattttaaataagcgcggccgaaggccgcctacgcggaaaggtgttctacgcagaattactgtgcatggcgcagccggtgttggatcggctaacataacaataaacataagagttataaggtaatatcagctcgttcacgaatgcaaaaaagagctttttcaaattaataagtaaataaagactagaaaagttaaagatatatatacatcagatgaaagatatttttataagttatttttcgattctgcaccgtttccgttttttagatgtggcagcacagctttgtaatgtcatcaataaaatatatatatacataaatgtgaatgttgctacaaaagcgcgattgatttaataaacacttgtatattaagtaaaaacaatgcaagaattatatgtgaaatatattaaaatgaaatttaagtgtatcgttgccaatttatatagatatttatgtgcataaaggttttgaaagatgtgtaaattgtaagtgaaagtgctatagaaatttgctaaatttgcaaactttaatatcaaataactcgtaaactataagtctgcgcactttaagttatatatatttgtgatcgggagaactccctctttcatttgataccaagtttaaccccgaactcggggggtgctattctaaaattttcccgtaaaatttacaatgctccTAGAGATAAGCAGCAGTATCCGGTTcattgcattgtttactatatagtttggcagcttaattcgaggtaatgttgcgaatagagtggaaggcactcgtaggccgtgaaaataggcactcgaatggagtggaatgaagaacagtaggaagaccagagttgcattggatcaatcattgcatcaattttaaagataaatttcgaaaaaataattaaatacttgagtataagcaaacattttctttcaattactgcaattaaggtgtcctagatgctatatattctaaaattataacattttatgtctgtttaaaaatttaacttcaatttccctaagatttccgtaatatggccatcagtgatgtttgtgtgtgtgtgcaaattttgagcgatcagctgttagttgcgctacttggtaaagtttacaatgctcCGGTTAAACTCCTGAACATTTGGAAAAGTTACGAACAGACTTATAAGAGATATGTCATTTCACGAAGCCGAGTCGAAATGTCATAAGCCTTTAACGCACTAAACACATTGTCGCATTGTTATAAGACCGCGTCacaataccatttttcatatagataagCTTATGCAGttacatcgccacaatcaaccaagatgttttattttttttttgttttctcggacgttgtgccagcgcactgccctcaagtggcccgatgaaaccaggctaatcctgttattattattattttttttcatacgtagtttttttttttttttggtatcctaattcttatttatgttttatttataacttctactttttattgttaccgagtttttgagaggcagtggcttccctgcaaaaacgctctcgtcattccacgtcatttgactagtcattttacggtcataggttatattcatagtcacaattgcatgggcgtgattaggttttgtgaccaaattttttgtagggttcttaagcgccgagatctaaaaccgctcagctacagaataactcatcagctgagaaatatagattcacaaaatacaatagattaaaagtataaatataattttttaattattaagagaagatagaacctttttttatggcaaagagcgagccCGAAATATCAATTaatctcgagtgagagttataatcttcacacaaacatagaaaagcttcgtttagttggaaattgcttctgcattgtttaagaattataggtttgtAATGCCatgtatatacaatatatatatatatgcattatAATAccttgtcgcttttttcgttatTGCAATTCAACAAACGAAAAGAAATGAAAGTGGTGAATAGAGTTGCCaactccgcaacaatatctttttatcttggtagaacattataaggtggtgacacgtcgacataaatgcaaacaaacattcactatcaatgtattttgtttttgtaaaacacttaataatttgtagtctaatattatttggggtgctgcacagaagggtgtactacgcagaagaacatcaccgtggcggtagccacggttataccacacacccggacttggcatgccgtagcccagggttattttttataagcgcggccgaaggccgcctgtGTAGAAAAGTGTTatacgcagaattaccgttggaatcagcataaacatctctataaagtccggtttttttatttttttgacaaatgtatgtattctgcactcgttccaattaaatacattaatttcaaattattcagagaattacacaacaaaatacattgatagtgtatgtttgtttgcatttatgtcggcgtgccaccaccttataatgttctaccaagataaaaatatattgttgcggagctggcaacactattcaccaccttcatttgttttcgtttgtttaattgcaacaacgaaaaaagcgacaatagtaccgacgtgttttccgcgaaaaccttttaaacgagataagatatatagtttctgctttcggattctgaatcttgacacaaatacgcgtcttttgataccgctatcgatatgtgcgacccgaattttaagtgcaggacttaagttgaaatttcactaaatttgaaattaaaatgcttatatttcataaactaagagtttcctagagctgtggatgataattttgtgatttttaggaccccctctacccctacacatcaacaaaagtttgaaaatcggggcaccttattcaaaatattctccTTTACTTGTCATACGATTTTAGTTCGCAACATTTGCGTGAATGAAATTTTTGTTGGGGCAGTTATAAAATATGCAGGAAGTCCCTTAAAATAAGCGACCCTAATGTTTGTTGTTCGATTCTATGCAATCGAGTATAGTTGTCATTTGTACAACAAAAACTATGGAGACACAT contains:
- the Alg9 gene encoding alpha-1,2-mannosyltransferase ALG9 isoform X2, yielding MCKFVNGTKIVKPSIPTEGKSTLVPSVETAFKTFISARLCSAIWTYISDCDETYNYWEPLHYIINGHGMQTWEYSPKYALRSYTYLLMQGVPGWIYQKLFNPSPILIFYMIRCILGFGCAVMERFMYKSICQEFGIHIGRLWLIFQLFSVGMFISSTSLLPSSFSMYFGCAALAAWWKLKYSLAIFFVAISALLGWPFGCLIGVPIAIDILVRKRLWKTFFFWGAISAITIGVPMVIIDSIYFGKLVIAPLNLVIYNVFTSHGPNIFGTEPLTYYLINGFLNFNIIWLLSLITPIILVIDYFVVPAKSKSTLNFPRYLSLAPLYIWLLVFLPQPHKEERFLFPIYPIISLCGAITVDILQRIFYRLKTLLFPSRTTVGSHYLDHTMFIAIFVMLISTLLGLSRVFALYRNYHAPMDVIMELNQFTTTPQYRNDQIYNVCIGKDWYRYPSSFFLPTKNFRLRFLKSEFRGMLPVYYAECENATQLVHPYFNDMNQEDERTYFNYNNCDFLIYFDEGVYTDLEPNYANFTKEWTTMKTLPFLIQHKSHKLFRAFYIPFLTDNYTTYGNFHLLKRKVKSS
- the Alg9 gene encoding alpha-1,2-mannosyltransferase ALG9 isoform X1; protein product: MAPPAARQRYNANKSDYGSILTKKPPKKLDNNQRKASKKNVNGTKIVKPSIPTEGKSTLVPSVETAFKTFISARLCSAIWTYISDCDETYNYWEPLHYIINGHGMQTWEYSPKYALRSYTYLLMQGVPGWIYQKLFNPSPILIFYMIRCILGFGCAVMERFMYKSICQEFGIHIGRLWLIFQLFSVGMFISSTSLLPSSFSMYFGCAALAAWWKLKYSLAIFFVAISALLGWPFGCLIGVPIAIDILVRKRLWKTFFFWGAISAITIGVPMVIIDSIYFGKLVIAPLNLVIYNVFTSHGPNIFGTEPLTYYLINGFLNFNIIWLLSLITPIILVIDYFVVPAKSKSTLNFPRYLSLAPLYIWLLVFLPQPHKEERFLFPIYPIISLCGAITVDILQRIFYRLKTLLFPSRTTVGSHYLDHTMFIAIFVMLISTLLGLSRVFALYRNYHAPMDVIMELNQFTTTPQYRNDQIYNVCIGKDWYRYPSSFFLPTKNFRLRFLKSEFRGMLPVYYAECENATQLVHPYFNDMNQEDERTYFNYNNCDFLIYFDEGVYTDLEPNYANFTKEWTTMKTLPFLIQHKSHKLFRAFYIPFLTDNYTTYGNFHLLKRKVKSS